A part of Notolabrus celidotus isolate fNotCel1 chromosome 21, fNotCel1.pri, whole genome shotgun sequence genomic DNA contains:
- the podxl gene encoding podocalyxin, giving the protein MRATQRITWLLLTTSVLLHIISAQDDSQSATSVSKDNTVTAPPTVVTASTNKVTPLSTEDTNAKASTTATVTVAPPAAETTKPTQPPTTAAPPPTPTVTVSNKPTENTTPIKPAATVPATVPATALAAATTLIPGASTTKTSPVTANLSTSKNLAPAATTASSSGGVAVSSSAPIIQTTNPSGVVLPGSDAPATQPGGPGNVATTKSTNISTDPAATVPPPTSHSSISSGTTQDGKGGTDRLTVTATTHQPTASTAPQPPGNTVTIISPSTLTDAGLTTGGTSGAGAETTAPQTTINTITVAQLKTFRYSLNTGQEKDEEKELVEVCRRLMVNLQDGNCTLTWRHNGGKVQFDCVQINGKVKTSLANQIYEEINKKPTDHKTLIAILASCGALLIMIIILAVCASHHRKPYNENQQHLTEELHTVENGYHDNPTLEVMEVQPEMMEKKMALNGEFNDSWIVPIDNLLKEDMPDEEDTHL; this is encoded by the exons atGAGAGCGACTCAGAGGATCACATGGCTGCTGCTAACAACCA GCGTCCTGCTTCACATCATCTCTGCGCAAGATGACAGTCAGAGCGCTACGTCTGTGTCAAAGGACAACACCGTCACGGCTCCTCCGACTGTGGTGACAGCTTCTACAAACAAAGTAACACCTTTGTCAACTGAAGACACTAACGCTAAGGCAAGCACTACTGCTACTGTGACTGTAGCGCCCCCTGCTGCTGAAACCACTAAACCTACTCAGCCACCAACAACTGCAGCCCCCCCACCTACTCCAACAGTAACAGTTTCAAACAagccaacagaaaacacaacacccATCAAACCAGCAGCCACTGTCCCGGCCACCGTCCCAGCCACTGCATTAGCAGCTGCCACCACCCTCATCCCAGGAGCTTCTACTACCAAAACCAGTCCTGTTACTGCAAACCTCAGCACGTCCAAGAACCTGGCCCCGGCTGCAACCACCGCCAGTAGCAGCGGAGGTGTAGCAGTCTCCTCAAGTGCTCCCATAATACAGACGACAAATCCCTCTGGTGTGGTTCTGCCTGGGTCTGATGCACCTGCAACACAGCCAGGAGGTCCAGGTAACGTGGCGACAACAAAGAGCACAAACATCTCCACTGATCCTGCTGCGACAGTGCCACCACCCACCAGTCACAGCAGCATCAGCTCTGGGACAACGCAGGACGGCAAAGGAG GAACGGACAGATTGACAGTGACAGCAACAACCCACCAGCCGACAGCATCGACAGCCCCGCAGCCTCCTGGGAACACGGTGACCATCATCAGCCCCTCCACCCTCACCGATGCAGGACTAACAACTGGAGGGACCTCAGGAGCTGGAGCTGAAACCACAGCCCCCCAGACCACCATCAACACCATCACAGTCGCTCAGCTGAAGACGTTCCGG TACTCTCTGAACACCGGACAGGAG AAAGACGAAGAGAAGGAGCTGGTGGAGGTGTGCAGGCGGCTGATGGTGAATCTGCAGGATGGAAACTGCACCCTGACGTGGAGGCATAACGGCGGGAAGGTTCAGTTTGACTGTGTGCAGATCAACGGGAAAG TGAAAACCAGCCTGGCAAATCAGATTTATGAAGAAATCAACAAG AAACCAACAGATCATAAAACCCTGATCGCCATCCTAGCGTCCTGTGGAGCTCTGCTGATCATGATCATCATCCTCGCCGTTTGCGCCTCACACCACCGCAAACCTTACAACGAGAACCAG caacaCCTGACAGAAGAGCTGCACACGGTGGAGAACGGCTACCACGACAACCCCACgctggaggtgatggaggtgcaGCCGGAGATGATGGAGAAGAAGATGGCGCTGAATGGGGAGTTCAACGACAGCTGGATTGTGCCCATCGACAACCTGCTGAAGGAGGACATGCCTGACGAGGAGGACACTCACCTGTag